From the Hevea brasiliensis isolate MT/VB/25A 57/8 chromosome 15, ASM3005281v1, whole genome shotgun sequence genome, one window contains:
- the LOC110668800 gene encoding chloroplastic lipocalin isoform X2 — protein MVNAINFIYHQTSPPLLQWCSSFPPKMLSYRREPGKMFSKCLPENPISSKVVVRRVLSGLASSLIFLSQTNQAVATNISHSHNICQLASAADNKVTLPLDESSDERSGKLMMMRGMTAKDFDPVRYSGRWFEVASLKRGFAGQGQEDCHCTQAPAIQVDTFCVHGGPDGYITGIRGKVQCLAEEDLEKNGTELEKQEMIKAKCYLRFPTLPFIPKEPYDVIATDYDNFSLVSGAKDSSFIQIYSRIPDPGPEFIEKYKSYLANFGYDPRKIKDTPQDCEVMSNSQLAAMMSMSGMQQALTNQFPDLELKRPIELNPFTSVFDTLKKLLELYFK, from the exons ATGGTGAATGCTATCAATTTTATCTATCATCAAACTTCGCCACCTCTGCTTCAATGGTGCTCCTCCTTTCCTCCTAAGATGCTCAGTTACAG GAGAGAGCCTGGAAAAATGTTCTCAAAATGCTTACCTGAGAATCCTATCTCAAGTAAGGTTGTGGTTAGACGTGTGCTATCCGGGCTTGCTTCCTCTTTAATTTTTCTCTCCCAAACAAATCAG GCTGTTGCAACAAATATATCTCATTCCCACAATATTTGCCAGCTTGCAAGTGCTGCAGACAATAAAGTAACCCTTCCACTTGATGAGAGCTCTGATGAGAGAAGTGGCAAGCTAATGATGATGAGAGGTATGACAGCTAAAGATTTTGATCCAGTCAGATATTCTGGAAGGTGGTTTGAAGTAGCTTCTCTCAAACGTGGATTTGCTGGACAAGGTCAAGAAGACTGCCATTGTACGCAG GCACCAGCTATTCAGGTAGACACTTTTTGTGTTCATGGAGGCCCTGATGGATACATTACTGGCATAAGGGGAAAGGTCCAATGTTTGGCAGAGGAAGATTTGGAGAAGAATGGGACTGAGCTAGAAAAGCAAGAGATGATTAAAGCGAAGTGTTACCTTCGGTTTCCAACACTGCCGTTTATCCCCAAGGAGCCTTATGATGTGATTGCAACTGACTATGACAACTTCTCTCTTGTCTCTGGAGCGAAGGACAGCAGTTTTATTCAG ATATATTCAAGGATACCTGATCCTGGACCTGAATTCATAGAGAAATACAAATCTTACTTGGCAAACTTCGGATATGATCCACGCAAAATCAAGGACACCCCACAAGACTGTGAAGTTATGTCTAACAGCCAGTTAGCTGCCATGATGTCTATGTCCGGGATGCAACAGGCCTTAACAAATCAGTTCCCTGATCTAGAACTAAAGAGACCTATTGAACTTAACCCCTTTACAAGTGTGTTTGACACTTTGAAGAAGCTTCTTGAACTCTATTTCAAATAG
- the LOC110668799 gene encoding protein MOS2, whose translation MKLSFSIPKSAPKPTPKPKTSSEIDSVNVTQNNGTVKEYVTEFDPSKTLANSNRNLIIPPKENEWRPHKRMKNLNLLPTLQSDSEGLRFEVATDGHGDDDKSMSYGLNIRQQSSFDAGVEGTKAHQTAETTENLLLEKLKYDLQRLPEDRGFEEFKDVPVEGFGAALLAGYGWHEGRGIGRNAKEDVKVKQYHKRTDKEGLGFVPPASNTTSASINDRDRQKERKIERVRDDHGDGFFVGKDVRVIAGGRGILGLKGRISKRLDDGRVVFKLSGSDEELKLHISDIADLGSKEEEKCLRKLKALQIESKQSKYRDNQKRITESSKENRETVRRDGGQEKDDGKRWLRNHIRVRIISKDLKGGRFYLKKGEVVDVVGPYACDISMDETKELVQGVDQDLLETALPRRGGPVLVLYGKHEGVYGNLVQRDLDQETGVVQDADTHELLNVKLEQIAEYIGDPSYIGY comes from the coding sequence ATGAAACTCTCCTTCTCAATCCCAAAATCAGCCCCCAAACCCACACCTAAGCCTAAAACCTCATCTGAAATCGATAGCGTTAACGTGACCCAAAACAATGGCACCGTAAAAGAATACGTCACAGAATTTGATCCCTCAAAAACCCTAGCCAATTCCAATCGGAATCTCATTATCCCCCCAAAAGAGAACGAATGGAGACCCCACAAGCGAATGAAGAACCTCAACCTCCTTCCCACTCTCCAGTCCGACTCTGAAGGCCTTCGCTTCGAGGTCGCCACCGATGGCCACGGCGACGACGATAAGAGTATGTCCTACGGCCTCAATATCCGACAGCAAAGCAGTTTCGACGCTGGTGTCGAAGGAACCAAAGCTCATCAGACAGCAGAAACTACTGAGAATTTGTTGCTGGAGAAGTTGAAGTACGATCTCCAGCGGTTGCCGGAGGATCGAGGATTTGAGGAGTTCAAGGATGTGCCTGTGGAAGGTTTTGGTGCGGCTTTGCTGGCTGGCTATGGTTGGCATGAAGGCAGAGGTATCGGAAGAAATGCTAAGGAAGATGTCAAAGTCAAGCAATACCACAAGAGAACTGATAAAGAAGGATTAGGCTTTGTTCCTCCTGCTTCCAATACTACTAGTGCTAGTATTAACGATAGAGATAGACAAAAGGAGAGGAAAATAGAGAGAGTCAGAGATGATCATGGTGATGGTTTCTTCGTTGGTAAAGATGTCAGAGTTATTGCTGGTGGAAGAGGTATTTTGGGGTTAAAGGGTAGAATTTCAAAGAGGTTAGATGATGGTCGGGTTGTTTTTAAGCTTTCAGGAAGCGATGAGGAGCTTAAACTGCATATTTCTGATATTGCTGATTTGGGCTCTAAAGAAGAAGAGAAGTGCTTGAGGAAGTTGAAAGCTTTACAGATAGAAAGCAAGCAATCGAAGTATAGGGATAATCAAAAGCGCATTACTGAATCAAGTAAAGAAAACAGAGAGACTGTGAGGAGAGACGGTGGTCAAGAGAAAGATGATGGAAAGCGATGGCTTAGAAATCACATTCGAGTCAGAATTATAAGCAAGGACCTGAAAGGAGGCAGATTTTATTTGAAGAAGGGGGAGGTGGTAGATGTGGTTGGTCCATATGCATGTGATATATCCATGGATGAGACTAAGGAGTTGGTACAAGGGGTAGATCAGGATCTTCTTGAGACTGCATTACCACGTCGTGGGGGTCCTGTCCTTGTTCTGTATGGGAAGCATGAGGGGGTGTATGGTAATTTGGTTCAGAGGGATTTGGACCAAGAGACTGGGGTTGTGCAAGATGCTGATACTCATGAATTACTCAATGTCAAACTTGAACAAATTGCAGAGTACATTGGAGATCCCAGTTACATTGGCTATTGA
- the LOC110668800 gene encoding chloroplastic lipocalin isoform X3 — translation MVNAINFIYHQTSPPLLQWCSSFPPKMLSYRREPGKMFSKCLPENPISSKVVVRRVLSGLASSLIFLSQTNQLASAADNKVTLPLDESSDERSGKLMMMRGMTAKDFDPVRYSGRWFEVASLKRGFAGQGQEDCHCTQGVYTFDMQAPAIQVDTFCVHGGPDGYITGIRGKVQCLAEEDLEKNGTELEKQEMIKAKCYLRFPTLPFIPKEPYDVIATDYDNFSLVSGAKDSSFIQIYSRIPDPGPEFIEKYKSYLANFGYDPRKIKDTPQDCEVMSNSQLAAMMSMSGMQQALTNQFPDLELKRPIELNPFTSVFDTLKKLLELYFK, via the exons ATGGTGAATGCTATCAATTTTATCTATCATCAAACTTCGCCACCTCTGCTTCAATGGTGCTCCTCCTTTCCTCCTAAGATGCTCAGTTACAG GAGAGAGCCTGGAAAAATGTTCTCAAAATGCTTACCTGAGAATCCTATCTCAAGTAAGGTTGTGGTTAGACGTGTGCTATCCGGGCTTGCTTCCTCTTTAATTTTTCTCTCCCAAACAAATCAG CTTGCAAGTGCTGCAGACAATAAAGTAACCCTTCCACTTGATGAGAGCTCTGATGAGAGAAGTGGCAAGCTAATGATGATGAGAGGTATGACAGCTAAAGATTTTGATCCAGTCAGATATTCTGGAAGGTGGTTTGAAGTAGCTTCTCTCAAACGTGGATTTGCTGGACAAGGTCAAGAAGACTGCCATTGTACGCAG GGCGTGTATACATTCGATATGCAGGCACCAGCTATTCAGGTAGACACTTTTTGTGTTCATGGAGGCCCTGATGGATACATTACTGGCATAAGGGGAAAGGTCCAATGTTTGGCAGAGGAAGATTTGGAGAAGAATGGGACTGAGCTAGAAAAGCAAGAGATGATTAAAGCGAAGTGTTACCTTCGGTTTCCAACACTGCCGTTTATCCCCAAGGAGCCTTATGATGTGATTGCAACTGACTATGACAACTTCTCTCTTGTCTCTGGAGCGAAGGACAGCAGTTTTATTCAG ATATATTCAAGGATACCTGATCCTGGACCTGAATTCATAGAGAAATACAAATCTTACTTGGCAAACTTCGGATATGATCCACGCAAAATCAAGGACACCCCACAAGACTGTGAAGTTATGTCTAACAGCCAGTTAGCTGCCATGATGTCTATGTCCGGGATGCAACAGGCCTTAACAAATCAGTTCCCTGATCTAGAACTAAAGAGACCTATTGAACTTAACCCCTTTACAAGTGTGTTTGACACTTTGAAGAAGCTTCTTGAACTCTATTTCAAATAG
- the LOC110668779 gene encoding uncharacterized protein LOC110668779 — protein sequence MVQNLEAIKGSGGSIKVGTTGTISALMTRELESIKSASQASVSHQDKPKTVPISVPCSATTPRRLRARKSLDEASSSGSSSSTKCRSPETARKMKSYTKSAHRMPMLRSENVTLERTTSREKTKKKGTNIVEVVDIKCGQPDKAWISPVTSKLKKLGFSKLSESIV from the coding sequence ATGGTTCAGAACCTAGAAGCTATCAAGGGCAGTGGAGGTTCCATCAAGGTGGGGACCACTGGAACAATCAGTGCACTGATGACAAGGGAACTGGAATCCATTAAATCTGCATCACAGGCATCAGTATCTCATCAAGATAAGCCTAAGACTGTTCCTATCTCAGTTCCCTGTAGTGCAACTACTCCTAGAAGACTACGAGCAAGAAAATCATTGGATGAAGCAAGCAGCAGTGGTAGTAGCAGCAGTACTAAATGTAGAAGCCCTGAAACAGCTCGGAAGATGAAAAGCTACACTAAAAGTGCCCATCGAATGCCAATGCTCCGTTCTGAGAATGTAACACTGGAGAGAACTACTAGTAGGGAGAAAACCAAAAAGAAAGGGACTAACATTGTTGAAGTTGTGGACATAAAATGTGGTCAGCCAGATAAGGCATGGATTAGCCCGGTAACCAGCAAACTCAAGAAGCTTGGTTTCTCAAAGCTATCTGAGAGCATTGTCTAA
- the LOC110668800 gene encoding chloroplastic lipocalin isoform X1, producing MVNAINFIYHQTSPPLLQWCSSFPPKMLSYRREPGKMFSKCLPENPISSKVVVRRVLSGLASSLIFLSQTNQAVATNISHSHNICQLASAADNKVTLPLDESSDERSGKLMMMRGMTAKDFDPVRYSGRWFEVASLKRGFAGQGQEDCHCTQGVYTFDMQAPAIQVDTFCVHGGPDGYITGIRGKVQCLAEEDLEKNGTELEKQEMIKAKCYLRFPTLPFIPKEPYDVIATDYDNFSLVSGAKDSSFIQIYSRIPDPGPEFIEKYKSYLANFGYDPRKIKDTPQDCEVMSNSQLAAMMSMSGMQQALTNQFPDLELKRPIELNPFTSVFDTLKKLLELYFK from the exons ATGGTGAATGCTATCAATTTTATCTATCATCAAACTTCGCCACCTCTGCTTCAATGGTGCTCCTCCTTTCCTCCTAAGATGCTCAGTTACAG GAGAGAGCCTGGAAAAATGTTCTCAAAATGCTTACCTGAGAATCCTATCTCAAGTAAGGTTGTGGTTAGACGTGTGCTATCCGGGCTTGCTTCCTCTTTAATTTTTCTCTCCCAAACAAATCAG GCTGTTGCAACAAATATATCTCATTCCCACAATATTTGCCAGCTTGCAAGTGCTGCAGACAATAAAGTAACCCTTCCACTTGATGAGAGCTCTGATGAGAGAAGTGGCAAGCTAATGATGATGAGAGGTATGACAGCTAAAGATTTTGATCCAGTCAGATATTCTGGAAGGTGGTTTGAAGTAGCTTCTCTCAAACGTGGATTTGCTGGACAAGGTCAAGAAGACTGCCATTGTACGCAG GGCGTGTATACATTCGATATGCAGGCACCAGCTATTCAGGTAGACACTTTTTGTGTTCATGGAGGCCCTGATGGATACATTACTGGCATAAGGGGAAAGGTCCAATGTTTGGCAGAGGAAGATTTGGAGAAGAATGGGACTGAGCTAGAAAAGCAAGAGATGATTAAAGCGAAGTGTTACCTTCGGTTTCCAACACTGCCGTTTATCCCCAAGGAGCCTTATGATGTGATTGCAACTGACTATGACAACTTCTCTCTTGTCTCTGGAGCGAAGGACAGCAGTTTTATTCAG ATATATTCAAGGATACCTGATCCTGGACCTGAATTCATAGAGAAATACAAATCTTACTTGGCAAACTTCGGATATGATCCACGCAAAATCAAGGACACCCCACAAGACTGTGAAGTTATGTCTAACAGCCAGTTAGCTGCCATGATGTCTATGTCCGGGATGCAACAGGCCTTAACAAATCAGTTCCCTGATCTAGAACTAAAGAGACCTATTGAACTTAACCCCTTTACAAGTGTGTTTGACACTTTGAAGAAGCTTCTTGAACTCTATTTCAAATAG
- the LOC110668802 gene encoding protein LHCP TRANSLOCATION DEFECT, translated as MASIPSCTTHLPFTSKPQKSPSFSPKFSSQFLGIQNKVGWVRPCRIGPSNGSRVKCWFKFGKSGVDAKGAGIYGSQSRDDFDRDDVEQYFNYMGMLAVEGSYDKMEALLSQNIHPIDILLMLAASEGDKPKIEELLRAGANYSLKDADGRTALDRANEEIREFILELSVQKA; from the exons ATGGCCTCAATACCATCATGTACAACCCATCTCCCATTCACTTCCAAACCTCAAAAGTCTCCATCTTTTTCTCCCAAATTCAGTTCTCAGTTTCTGGGTATCCAAAATAAGGTTGGTTGGGTAAGACCCTGCAGAATTGGACCCTCCAATGGGTCAAGAGTAAAGTGCTGGTTCAAGTTTGGTAAAAGTGGTGTGGATGCTAAAGGAGCTGGCATTTATGGCAGCCAATCCCGTGATGACTTTGATAGAGATGACGTTGAGCAG TACTTCAACTACATGGGAATGCTTGCTGTGGAAGGTTCATATGATAAGATGGAGGCTCTCCTAAGTCAAAATATACATCCAATAGACATCTTATTAATGTTGGCTGCTTCAGAAGGTGACAAGCCAAAAATTGAAGAGTTATTAAGAGCTGGAGCAAATTATTCTCTCAAGGATGCAGATGGACGGACGGCTCTGGATAGAGCCAATGAAGAAATCAGGGAATTCATCCTTGAGTTGTCAGTTCAAAAAGCATGA